The following are from one region of the Leptospira andrefontaineae genome:
- a CDS encoding PP2C family protein-serine/threonine phosphatase, with protein MNIFRKIRNFSFILLILILGIGSLYSQEDVPVFPISGSMSGTPINKFTFIRKIRPGEVKTPTDLESGDWTRIDKDSLSFSFTDDQFLIKFKIQAPPKEGTISWYLVLNNPGMENLTVFKRVWGPGGWAWSELSRDMRMSYIQPAFLIETPPNKQEEFLIHASTRRSLVLNFQAWAPKEFAAHIQMENLFLGIFFGAIGIMLVYNGFLAFVVKDSSYFFYVLYLLFYGLWQMSVTGVGAQYLIPAPATSWNDYLTGFAFLSVAFSLLFTRSFLHMERETGWKNYAFLILSAFAIFGFIASLFSSIYGPMIWAVSWYPFLAAVLVIYSAAIRLRRGYRPARYFLLAWSVLILFVLITALRNLSIIQDTELTHWSAQFGSLVEMTLLSFALADRIKTLEKDSLQARLENYESQLKLTEIEQELKIARELQESILPDRLPEVKNLKLSVRGEFASSVGGDFYDFHQLESGKLGIFLSDVSGHGVPAAIISSMVKLAFSIESRKNEDPAEVLRSINRSLSGKYGKHFITAAYLIIDPSNGKVVYSNAGHPPIVAIDKESGDTKEIFLPGWIMGMDPNLKNSVIEFQMKPGDRLIIYTDGITEARSKSGEIFGFQRFYKLLSEHMQSSGEKLGEDLFATVRSFTGNRKHFEDDLTFLVLDYLPIPDENVIKETTSSFSKS; from the coding sequence GTGAATATTTTCCGAAAAATTCGGAACTTCAGCTTCATTCTGCTGATCCTCATCCTAGGTATAGGCTCTCTATATTCTCAGGAAGATGTTCCCGTTTTTCCGATCTCCGGTTCTATGTCCGGAACTCCCATAAATAAATTTACCTTTATCCGAAAGATCCGACCTGGAGAAGTCAAAACTCCTACTGATCTAGAATCAGGCGACTGGACTAGAATAGATAAGGACAGTCTGTCTTTCAGTTTTACCGACGATCAGTTTTTAATTAAGTTCAAGATACAAGCTCCACCTAAAGAAGGAACGATCTCCTGGTATTTAGTTTTGAATAATCCGGGAATGGAAAATCTTACAGTCTTCAAAAGAGTATGGGGACCGGGAGGATGGGCATGGTCTGAACTTTCCAGGGATATGAGGATGTCTTACATCCAACCTGCGTTCTTAATAGAAACTCCTCCGAACAAGCAGGAAGAATTTTTAATCCACGCTTCTACAAGAAGATCTCTCGTTTTGAATTTCCAAGCCTGGGCTCCTAAAGAATTCGCAGCTCATATCCAAATGGAGAATCTGTTTCTGGGGATTTTCTTTGGAGCGATAGGGATCATGTTGGTGTATAACGGATTTCTTGCCTTTGTGGTTAAGGATTCCAGTTATTTCTTCTATGTTCTGTATTTATTGTTCTATGGACTTTGGCAGATGTCTGTTACAGGAGTGGGGGCACAATATTTAATCCCAGCTCCTGCTACTTCTTGGAATGATTATCTGACCGGTTTTGCATTCTTGTCCGTCGCATTCTCTCTTTTATTTACTCGTTCCTTCTTACATATGGAAAGAGAAACAGGTTGGAAGAATTACGCTTTCTTAATATTGTCCGCTTTTGCGATTTTTGGGTTCATTGCTTCTTTATTTTCCAGCATTTACGGGCCGATGATCTGGGCAGTGTCCTGGTATCCTTTTTTGGCTGCAGTTTTGGTGATCTATTCCGCTGCGATCCGTTTGAGAAGAGGATATCGTCCTGCACGTTATTTCCTATTGGCCTGGTCCGTTCTGATCCTTTTTGTTTTGATCACTGCTCTTAGGAACTTATCCATTATCCAAGATACTGAACTCACTCATTGGTCGGCTCAATTCGGTTCTTTGGTGGAGATGACACTTCTTTCTTTTGCTTTGGCGGATAGGATCAAAACATTAGAGAAAGATTCTTTGCAGGCTCGATTGGAAAATTATGAAAGCCAATTGAAGTTAACCGAGATTGAGCAAGAGCTTAAGATCGCGAGGGAATTGCAAGAGTCCATTCTTCCCGATCGTTTGCCTGAAGTAAAAAATTTGAAACTTTCCGTAAGAGGGGAGTTTGCGAGTTCTGTAGGCGGGGACTTCTATGATTTTCACCAATTGGAATCCGGTAAATTAGGGATCTTTTTGTCCGATGTTTCTGGCCATGGTGTACCTGCGGCGATCATTTCTTCTATGGTGAAATTGGCGTTTTCCATTGAGTCCAGAAAGAATGAAGATCCCGCAGAAGTTCTAAGAAGTATTAACAGATCTTTAAGTGGTAAATACGGAAAACATTTTATAACCGCGGCCTACTTGATAATCGATCCTTCTAATGGAAAGGTCGTCTACTCTAATGCGGGACATCCGCCTATTGTTGCGATAGACAAGGAATCAGGCGATACTAAGGAGATTTTCTTACCCGGTTGGATCATGGGAATGGATCCAAATCTGAAAAACTCTGTGATCGAATTCCAGATGAAACCTGGAGATCGTTTGATTATTTATACGGACGGGATCACCGAAGCCAGAAGTAAAAGTGGGGAAATTTTCGGATTCCAGAGGTTTTATAAATTGTTAAGTGAACATATGCAATCTTCCGGAGAGAAACTCGGAGAGGATCTGTTTGCTACAGTTAGAAGTTTTACAGGGAACAGAAAACATTTCGAGGACGACCTAACATTTCTCGTCCTAGATTATTTACCGATCCCCGATGAGAATGTGATTAAGGAAACTACTTCGAGTTTTTCAAAAAGCTGA
- a CDS encoding ribose-phosphate diphosphokinase: MSGSNIAVFSGSSNRTIANEICQELGIAPGKINLRKFSDGEIAVKIEENVRGRDVFVIQSTSAPANDNLMELLLIMDALRRASAESISVVVPYYGYGRQDRKAEPRVPISARVVADLIEVLGPTRVIVMDLHADQIQGFFKVPVDNLHFSPVLVEYILSKKFEDLVIVSPDSGGAERARSFGKKVNATLAIIDKRRPKANVSEVMNVIGEIEGKNCILLDDMIDTAGTICKAADALLKNGAKSVYCAATHGVLSGEAIDRLNSTPFTEVVLSNTIEIPESKKITKLKTLSVAPLFAAAIQRISTNQSVSDLFI; encoded by the coding sequence ATGAGCGGCTCTAATATCGCAGTTTTTTCAGGATCTTCTAACCGTACGATCGCAAATGAAATTTGCCAAGAGTTAGGAATAGCTCCGGGCAAGATCAATCTTCGTAAATTTTCCGACGGAGAGATTGCGGTTAAGATAGAAGAGAATGTAAGAGGAAGAGACGTATTTGTAATCCAATCAACTTCCGCTCCAGCAAACGACAACTTGATGGAATTACTTTTGATCATGGACGCGTTAAGACGTGCTTCCGCCGAAAGTATTTCTGTAGTTGTTCCTTATTACGGTTACGGACGCCAAGATAGAAAAGCGGAACCAAGAGTTCCGATTTCCGCAAGAGTTGTTGCAGATCTGATCGAAGTTTTAGGTCCAACAAGAGTGATCGTAATGGATCTTCATGCGGACCAGATCCAAGGGTTCTTTAAAGTTCCTGTGGATAATTTACATTTCAGCCCCGTGCTCGTAGAATATATCTTAAGCAAGAAATTCGAAGATCTAGTTATCGTTTCTCCGGACTCCGGTGGTGCGGAAAGAGCCAGATCTTTCGGTAAAAAAGTGAACGCAACTTTAGCGATCATAGACAAGAGAAGACCGAAAGCAAACGTTTCCGAAGTGATGAATGTGATCGGAGAGATAGAAGGTAAGAATTGTATCCTTCTAGACGATATGATCGACACTGCAGGTACTATCTGTAAAGCAGCAGATGCTCTTTTAAAGAATGGAGCAAAGTCTGTATATTGTGCGGCAACTCATGGAGTTCTTTCCGGAGAAGCTATCGATCGTTTGAACTCTACTCCTTTCACGGAGGTCGTATTATCTAATACGATCGAGATCCCGGAGTCCAAAAAAATCACTAAGTTAAAAACTCTCTCTGTAGCTCCGTTATTCGCAGCTGCGATCCAGAGAATATCGACCAATCAATCGGTCAGCGACCTATTTATATAA
- a CDS encoding 50S ribosomal protein L25/general stress protein Ctc has product MSHKLAVKKRTETGKNVNNRLRADGQVPINIIGSGNAASGSVNEKELEKLVHSGIRQSTLIELDVEGEGIQKVFVKEVQRFPEIDRIRHVDFYKVEPGKKIVTKIGIRTEGTAKGSKMGGQFDHLIHEIRVKTVPEDLLETLVLDVTDLDVGDFIKVSNLKVPASWEILVNGDPIVAAVLKTKALLAQERAEAKEAAGAKPGAKAGAKKGK; this is encoded by the coding sequence ATGAGCCACAAATTAGCTGTTAAAAAAAGGACTGAAACCGGCAAGAACGTAAACAATCGTCTTCGCGCGGATGGACAAGTTCCTATTAACATTATCGGGAGCGGAAATGCCGCTTCCGGTTCCGTAAACGAGAAAGAACTTGAAAAATTAGTTCATTCCGGTATCCGCCAATCCACTCTAATCGAGTTGGATGTAGAGGGAGAAGGGATCCAAAAGGTTTTCGTTAAAGAAGTACAACGTTTTCCTGAAATCGACAGAATTCGCCACGTAGACTTCTACAAAGTTGAGCCTGGTAAGAAGATCGTTACTAAGATCGGAATTCGCACCGAGGGAACTGCAAAAGGTTCTAAGATGGGTGGTCAGTTCGACCATTTGATCCACGAGATCCGTGTGAAAACGGTTCCTGAGGATCTTCTTGAGACTCTGGTTCTAGATGTAACCGATCTAGATGTAGGCGATTTTATCAAAGTTAGTAACTTAAAAGTTCCTGCAAGCTGGGAAATTTTAGTAAACGGAGATCCGATCGTAGCAGCAGTTCTAAAAACCAAAGCTTTACTTGCTCAAGAAAGAGCAGAAGCTAAGGAAGCTGCCGGAGCGAAACCGGGAGCAAAAGCCGGAGCTAAAAAAGGGAAATAA
- the pth gene encoding aminoacyl-tRNA hydrolase, which translates to MKLIVGLGNPGDKYNNNRANIGFKILDVIANNINVEIKTKKKKSLIGRGDFEGEEVVLLKPQTFSDLSGESVLYIASFLKIQVQDILVIHEDLTLPLGKIVVDKGANGNENPGIKSVIQSLRSPNFIRIRIGIGNDQFDGTNLDGFLKEDFQPLENLSLIQIINDAEAAIRSISLGDIEDVIEKYRL; encoded by the coding sequence ATGAAGCTAATCGTCGGACTGGGTAACCCCGGAGACAAATACAATAATAACCGAGCTAATATCGGCTTCAAAATTTTGGACGTGATCGCCAATAATATAAACGTTGAGATCAAGACTAAAAAGAAAAAGTCTTTGATCGGGCGAGGCGATTTTGAAGGAGAAGAGGTTGTATTATTAAAACCTCAGACTTTCAGCGATCTATCGGGAGAGTCCGTACTGTACATAGCTTCCTTCCTGAAAATTCAGGTACAGGATATTCTTGTAATCCATGAAGATTTAACCTTACCCTTGGGTAAAATTGTAGTGGATAAGGGAGCTAACGGGAACGAAAATCCTGGGATCAAATCAGTGATCCAATCCTTGCGTTCTCCAAATTTTATCCGTATCCGTATCGGGATCGGTAACGACCAATTCGATGGCACTAATTTGGACGGATTTTTGAAGGAAGATTTCCAACCTCTAGAAAACTTAAGTTTGATCCAAATCATCAACGACGCGGAAGCAGCGATTCGCTCCATCAGTTTGGGCGATATTGAAGACGTGATCGAAAAATACAGATTGTAA
- a CDS encoding EVE domain-containing protein, translating to MKFWLFKTEPDVFSIDTLASSPGKIAPWEGVRGYGARNYLRDEIKKKDLILFYHSSCKPPHVAGLAEVVKEGYPDHFAFDKKHKYYDPKSDPQKPTWFMVDVKFKEKFSRPISLEELRSHGQLKGMILLQPGGRLSIQPVSEEQFHYICKLAGAKSLPG from the coding sequence ATGAAATTCTGGCTTTTTAAAACCGAGCCTGACGTTTTTTCTATAGATACTTTGGCTTCTTCTCCAGGCAAAATAGCGCCCTGGGAGGGAGTCAGAGGTTATGGAGCAAGAAATTACCTAAGGGATGAGATCAAAAAAAAGGATCTTATCCTATTCTACCATAGCAGTTGTAAACCTCCTCATGTAGCAGGACTTGCGGAAGTCGTCAAAGAAGGTTACCCGGACCATTTCGCTTTTGATAAGAAACATAAGTATTATGATCCAAAAAGTGACCCACAAAAACCGACCTGGTTCATGGTGGATGTGAAATTTAAGGAAAAATTTTCTCGCCCAATTTCGCTAGAAGAATTAAGATCCCACGGGCAACTAAAAGGAATGATCCTTTTGCAGCCGGGTGGTAGACTTTCCATCCAACCGGTCAGCGAAGAACAGTTTCATTATATTTGTAAATTGGCCGGGGCAAAAAGTCTTCCCGGTTAG
- the ftsH gene encoding ATP-dependent zinc metalloprotease FtsH, with product MNNNNKGLRLLILFILVILGLALLVPQIQTALGKPRILPFSQFMNMVEPDASSKPKGKLVKTTDSNFPGCDKLVMEGDMIKGCYEPFEEGAAKAPVRFETRIAPIDKEFLSSLRKTNIDLEVVPSENGHGFGMLSSFLLIAVIGIFVFYFFIMRQVQSTGNKAFSFGKSKAKMTVDPKVKVSFADVAGCEEAKTELVEIIEFLKDPKKFQAMGARIPTGVLLVGPPGTGKTLLARAVAGEAGVPFFSISGSDFVEMFVGVGASRVRDLFEQGKKNSPCIIFIDEIDAVGRLRGAGWGGGHDEREQTLNQMLVEMDGFEKNEGVIVMAATNRADVLDPALLRPGRFDRQVMVDLPDLVGREQILKVHSRKVPLTSDISLNSIARGTPGFTGADLSNLINEAALLAARKNKKRVTQEELEEARDKVMMGPERRSFFISEKEKEVIAYHEAGHAILGTLLAYTEPVHKVTIIPRGRALGLTQSLPTEDKHIHTKAYWLDQIVVCMGGFIAEEFKFKMTSTGSSNDIQQATNIARRMVCDWGMSEKLGTINYGSGHESPFLGRDMGQSNKAYSEEFAAMIDKEIRGIVQTCLDKGRELVRKNSTKFENLAKALLAKETVSHDELMAIVHPSHEETKKKTERSNKKEKSGEIPNKPAYSTGIE from the coding sequence ATGAATAACAATAATAAAGGTCTTAGATTACTTATACTTTTTATCTTAGTAATCCTAGGATTAGCACTTCTCGTACCGCAGATCCAAACTGCTTTGGGAAAACCTAGAATACTACCGTTCTCTCAATTTATGAACATGGTAGAGCCGGATGCTTCTTCCAAACCGAAAGGTAAACTGGTTAAGACCACTGATTCCAATTTCCCTGGCTGCGATAAGTTAGTCATGGAAGGAGATATGATCAAAGGTTGTTACGAACCGTTTGAAGAAGGAGCAGCGAAAGCTCCTGTTCGTTTCGAGACAAGGATCGCTCCTATCGACAAAGAATTCCTTTCTTCTTTAAGAAAAACGAATATTGATCTGGAAGTGGTCCCTTCTGAGAACGGACACGGATTCGGAATGTTAAGTTCCTTCCTTCTCATCGCAGTGATCGGTATTTTCGTATTTTACTTTTTTATTATGCGCCAAGTTCAGTCTACAGGCAATAAGGCTTTCTCTTTCGGAAAATCTAAAGCTAAGATGACTGTAGATCCAAAGGTCAAGGTTAGTTTCGCAGACGTTGCAGGATGTGAAGAAGCCAAAACCGAATTGGTCGAAATTATAGAATTCTTAAAAGATCCTAAAAAATTCCAAGCAATGGGTGCAAGGATCCCAACTGGAGTTCTTTTAGTAGGTCCTCCGGGAACCGGTAAAACTTTACTCGCTAGAGCGGTTGCAGGAGAAGCTGGAGTACCTTTCTTCAGTATCTCTGGTTCCGACTTCGTAGAAATGTTCGTGGGTGTAGGAGCTTCTCGAGTTAGAGACTTGTTCGAACAAGGTAAGAAAAATTCTCCGTGTATCATCTTCATAGATGAGATCGATGCGGTGGGAAGATTGAGAGGAGCCGGATGGGGCGGTGGTCATGACGAAAGAGAGCAGACCCTAAACCAAATGCTCGTCGAGATGGACGGATTTGAGAAGAATGAAGGTGTGATCGTAATGGCAGCCACAAACCGTGCTGACGTTTTAGATCCTGCATTGCTCAGACCGGGACGTTTCGACCGCCAAGTGATGGTAGATCTTCCTGACTTAGTAGGAAGAGAGCAGATCCTAAAAGTGCATTCTAGAAAAGTTCCTTTAACCAGTGATATCTCTTTGAACTCTATCGCAAGAGGAACCCCTGGATTTACAGGTGCGGATCTTTCTAACCTGATCAATGAGGCTGCATTACTTGCTGCACGTAAGAATAAAAAACGTGTAACTCAGGAAGAATTGGAAGAGGCTCGCGACAAAGTGATGATGGGTCCTGAACGTAGATCCTTCTTCATTTCCGAAAAGGAAAAAGAAGTGATTGCATATCACGAAGCAGGTCACGCGATCTTAGGAACTCTTCTGGCTTATACAGAACCTGTTCATAAGGTAACCATCATTCCAAGAGGAAGAGCATTAGGTCTTACTCAATCTCTTCCTACAGAAGATAAACATATTCATACTAAAGCGTATTGGTTGGATCAGATCGTAGTTTGTATGGGTGGCTTCATTGCAGAAGAGTTTAAGTTCAAAATGACTTCTACCGGTTCTAGCAATGATATCCAACAAGCTACCAATATCGCGAGAAGAATGGTCTGTGATTGGGGAATGTCCGAAAAATTGGGCACAATCAATTATGGAAGCGGTCATGAGAGTCCTTTCCTCGGAAGGGATATGGGCCAGAGCAATAAGGCTTATAGCGAAGAATTTGCCGCAATGATCGACAAAGAGATCAGAGGAATCGTTCAGACTTGCCTGGATAAGGGAAGAGAACTGGTCCGTAAGAACTCTACCAAGTTTGAAAATCTTGCGAAGGCTCTTCTTGCAAAAGAAACAGTCTCTCACGACGAGTTGATGGCGATCGTTCATCCTTCTCATGAAGAAACTAAAAAGAAGACTGAACGTTCTAACAAAAAGGAAAAGTCAGGAGAAATTCCTAACAAACCCGCTTATTCTACCGGCATTGAATGA
- a CDS encoding 4-(cytidine 5'-diphospho)-2-C-methyl-D-erythritol kinase: MLSPAKINLGLEIPYKRPDGFHEIRSVFLRLNWGDDIQIEPITSGSFELVSNNQIILEKRRFYDEVSEKGDLSKNILFKTFSKIRAHYRELPGVRIHLTKKIPPAAGLGGGSTNAASLFSFYFGLSPEFNSDHIFKLAAEIGADVPFFLSENHCLVSGKGEILKDIQVHPGQGILALTPQVLSTAEMYAGLKKPLQADPPSKRWISLDKDVEFSLKEGNWAALREKLVNDFEPLAFQKFPQLGKLKESFLANGASYSSLTGSGSCIYGLVQGLEIREELLAKMQTEFPDLTFVSFNY; the protein is encoded by the coding sequence TTGCTTTCTCCCGCTAAGATCAATTTAGGATTAGAGATCCCTTACAAAAGGCCTGATGGATTTCATGAGATCCGAAGTGTATTCTTACGTTTGAATTGGGGAGATGATATCCAAATAGAACCGATCACTTCCGGATCTTTCGAGTTGGTCTCTAATAATCAGATCATTTTGGAAAAAAGGCGTTTCTACGATGAGGTCTCTGAGAAAGGGGATCTAAGTAAAAATATTCTTTTCAAAACATTTTCCAAGATAAGAGCTCATTACAGAGAACTTCCCGGAGTCAGGATCCATCTTACTAAAAAAATTCCTCCTGCTGCAGGTCTGGGAGGTGGATCTACAAACGCTGCATCACTTTTCTCTTTTTATTTTGGCCTGAGTCCGGAGTTTAATTCGGATCATATTTTTAAATTGGCAGCTGAGATCGGAGCTGACGTTCCCTTCTTCTTATCCGAAAATCATTGTTTGGTGTCTGGAAAAGGTGAGATCTTAAAAGATATCCAAGTGCATCCCGGACAGGGAATTTTAGCCTTAACTCCTCAGGTACTCTCAACCGCCGAAATGTACGCAGGTCTCAAAAAGCCTTTACAAGCCGACCCTCCCTCGAAAAGATGGATTTCTCTAGACAAAGACGTTGAATTTTCTTTAAAAGAAGGGAATTGGGCGGCTTTGAGAGAAAAGCTCGTAAACGACTTCGAGCCTCTTGCCTTCCAAAAGTTTCCCCAACTCGGGAAATTAAAGGAAAGTTTTTTGGCGAATGGAGCTAGTTATTCCTCCTTAACTGGATCTGGATCTTGTATCTATGGTTTAGTGCAGGGATTGGAGATACGGGAAGAGCTGTTAGCCAAAATGCAAACGGAATTTCCCGACCTTACGTTTGTAAGCTTTAATTATTAA
- a CDS encoding polyamine aminopropyltransferase gives MQRALLISVLILSSCGLVYELLAGTVASYLLGETVTQFSLVIGVYLFSMGIGSWLSRYLIEDLIHKFLDVELALGLLGGFSATILFLSFGQTRIFQIPLFSIVVAVGTLVGMEIPLLLRILKNKLGFRDMVSKVLSLDYAGALLASLAFPIFFAPKLGMVRTSFFFGLLNAGTALWGTFVLPLSEKHKNLLRAKSALVLTLLGLGFAFSEMITYYSEENLFSDEIIYSKQTNFQKIIVTRYKSELRLFLNGHLQFSSRDEYRYHETLAHPALLSHPNPKRVLVLGGGDGLAVREILKHPSVESITLVDLDPEMTRIFSEQPVLTEINGSSLKNPKVKVQNADAFLWLEESDLVFDVVLIDFPDPSNFSIGKLYSTTFYKSLRRRLNEFSVVEIQSTSPLFARMSFWCVEATLKESGFNTRALHVYVPSFGEWGFILGSVGKLGGYRKDLPTGLKFLNETELKSISEFPLDMSRVPTEPNRLDNQSLVRYYDQEWNRILD, from the coding sequence CTGCAGAGAGCCTTATTAATCTCCGTCCTAATCCTTTCTTCCTGCGGTTTAGTATATGAACTATTAGCAGGCACCGTAGCAAGTTACTTACTCGGAGAAACAGTTACACAATTCTCTTTAGTCATCGGAGTTTATCTATTCTCCATGGGCATAGGAAGCTGGCTTTCTAGATATCTAATAGAAGATCTAATCCATAAATTCTTAGATGTGGAACTCGCCTTAGGACTATTAGGCGGGTTTAGTGCTACAATTCTATTCTTAAGTTTCGGACAAACCAGAATTTTCCAAATTCCACTCTTTAGCATCGTAGTCGCAGTTGGGACCCTTGTGGGAATGGAGATACCTCTCCTTCTACGAATCCTAAAAAATAAATTAGGATTTCGTGATATGGTTTCCAAAGTGCTCAGCTTGGATTATGCGGGGGCACTTTTAGCCTCTTTGGCATTTCCGATCTTCTTTGCTCCAAAATTAGGAATGGTGAGAACTTCTTTCTTCTTCGGATTACTCAACGCCGGAACAGCATTATGGGGAACATTCGTTCTCCCTCTATCCGAAAAACATAAAAACCTATTAAGAGCAAAATCCGCCCTGGTATTGACCTTACTCGGATTAGGATTCGCATTTTCCGAGATGATCACTTATTATAGCGAGGAAAATCTTTTTTCAGACGAGATCATCTACTCCAAACAGACCAATTTCCAAAAGATCATAGTTACAAGATATAAAAGTGAACTTAGACTTTTTCTGAATGGGCATTTACAATTCAGCTCCAGAGACGAGTATAGATATCACGAAACATTGGCGCATCCTGCCCTTCTCTCTCATCCAAATCCAAAAAGAGTACTGGTTTTGGGAGGAGGAGACGGTCTAGCAGTCAGAGAAATTTTAAAACACCCAAGCGTAGAATCTATCACCTTAGTCGATTTGGATCCGGAGATGACTCGTATCTTTTCGGAACAACCGGTTCTTACGGAGATCAATGGATCTAGTTTAAAAAATCCTAAAGTGAAAGTCCAAAATGCAGATGCATTTTTATGGTTAGAAGAATCCGACCTAGTATTCGATGTCGTGTTGATAGATTTTCCGGATCCAAGTAATTTCTCCATTGGGAAATTATACAGCACTACTTTTTACAAAAGTTTAAGAAGAAGGCTTAACGAATTTTCAGTCGTAGAGATACAATCCACTTCACCTCTATTCGCCAGAATGTCCTTCTGGTGCGTAGAGGCTACTCTCAAGGAATCAGGATTTAATACCAGGGCATTGCATGTGTATGTCCCTTCTTTTGGAGAATGGGGATTTATTTTAGGATCTGTAGGCAAATTGGGAGGATACAGAAAAGATCTTCCGACAGGATTAAAATTCCTGAATGAAACAGAGCTCAAATCTATTTCTGAATTTCCTCTAGACATGTCCAGAGTTCCAACTGAACCGAATCGATTAGATAACCAAAGCCTTGTACGTTATTACGACCAAGAGTGGAATCGTATTTTAGATTAA
- a CDS encoding sugar phosphate nucleotidyltransferase, whose amino-acid sequence MDAKKEAVAVVLAAGKGTRMKTELPKVAVPLNGKPLLNHVIDHLKEAGINDIVIVVGYKKEEVQALCSGIPGIRFAEQKEQLGTAHAVLSAEEFVKSHKGPILVACGDVPMITGDTFGSLVSTHVQNGFSATLLSAKVDVPSGYGRIVRNSSGEVTAIVEEKDADAEQKKINEINTGTYVFSSEILFESLRKIGNSNAQGEYYLPDLVELYKKEGKKLGAVILKNSGESQGVNSPADLENLAAVLNGAVTK is encoded by the coding sequence ATGGACGCCAAAAAGGAAGCAGTCGCCGTAGTATTAGCTGCGGGAAAGGGAACCCGCATGAAGACGGAGCTCCCAAAGGTGGCTGTTCCTTTAAATGGAAAGCCCCTTTTAAACCATGTTATTGATCATCTCAAAGAAGCAGGGATCAATGACATAGTCATAGTTGTAGGCTATAAAAAAGAAGAAGTCCAAGCACTATGCTCAGGAATTCCTGGCATTCGTTTCGCCGAACAAAAAGAGCAATTAGGCACAGCTCACGCAGTATTAAGCGCCGAAGAATTTGTAAAATCCCATAAAGGTCCTATCCTTGTGGCCTGTGGCGATGTTCCAATGATCACAGGAGACACATTCGGCTCTCTCGTTTCCACTCATGTCCAAAATGGATTCTCTGCTACTCTTCTTTCCGCTAAGGTAGATGTTCCTAGCGGTTACGGAAGGATCGTTCGTAATTCTTCCGGAGAAGTAACCGCAATCGTTGAAGAAAAAGACGCAGATGCGGAACAGAAAAAAATAAACGAGATCAACACCGGAACTTACGTATTCAGTTCCGAAATTCTTTTCGAATCTCTTAGAAAAATAGGAAACAGCAACGCTCAGGGAGAATATTATCTTCCTGATCTAGTAGAGTTGTACAAAAAAGAAGGAAAAAAGTTGGGCGCAGTGATTCTTAAAAACAGCGGAGAAAGCCAAGGTGTGAATTCTCCCGCAGATCTGGAAAACTTAGCGGCAGTTTTAAATGGAGCGGTTACAAAATGA